Part of the Angustibacter luteus genome, CCTGGCCCGCACGCCCGAGGTGATGGAGCGGGCCAGGCAGATCCGACGCGACCTCGGCGACCCCGAGCACGTGCTGCTCGGCGTCGACCGGCTCGACTACACGAAGGGCATCCGGCACCGCCTCAAGGCGTACGAGGAGCTGCTGTCCGACGGCGTGCTCGCGCCGCCCCAGGCCGTCCTCGTGCAGGTCGCGACGCCGAGCCGGGAGCGGGTGTCGGCCTACATCCAGCTGCGCGAGCAGGTCGAGGTCACCGTGGGTCGCGCCAACGGCGACTTCGGCCACCTCGGCATGCCGGCCATCCACTACCTGCACCAGTCCTACGGGCGGGCCGAGATGGCAGCGATGTTCCTGGCTGCCGACGTGATGCTGGTGACCCCACTGCGGGACGGCATGAACCTCGTGGCCAAGGAGTACGTGACGTGCCGCCACGACGACGGCGGAGCGCTGGTGCTGTCCGAGTTCACCGGCGCGGCCGGCGAGCTCGACCGGGCGTTCATCTGCAACCCGCACGACATCGACGGCCTGAAGTACACGATCCGGCACGCCCTGGACGCCGACCCGGCCGAGAAGCGGCGACGGATGCGGGCCATGCGACGGCGGGTCGCCGAGTACGACGTGAGCCGGTGGGCGGGCGACTTCCTGGCCGCCCTGGACGCCGCACCGGACCGGCCGTGAGCGCGCTGGACGGGCCGGACCCGTTGCTGCAGCAGGCATTGACCGACTTGGGCCGTGGTCGGCCGCTGCTGGTCGGGCTGGACTTCGACGGGGTGCTCGCCCCGTTCGTGCCGCACCCCTCGGAGGCGGTCGCACTGCCCGGCACGATGGACGCGATCCGCGATCTCGTTGCGCTGGAGGGGGTCTACGTCGCCCTGGTCTCCGGACGGGCCCGCGCCGACCTGGCGGAGCGGACCGGCGTCGCGCTGGACGACGAGCACCTGCTGCTGGTCGGCAGCCACGGCGCCGAGCTGCCGCTCGACGGGCACGACGACGGCCTCGACGATGCCGAGCACGAGCGGCTGTCCGCGGTGCAGGCGCGGCTGGAAACCCTTGCGGCAGAGCACCCCGGGGCGTTCGTCGAGCACAAGCCCAGTGCCGCCGTCCTGCACACCCGACGGCTGCCGCCGGACGAGGCGCCGGTGGTGACGGCGCAGGCGCTGGCACTGATG contains:
- the otsB gene encoding trehalose-phosphatase — protein: MSALDGPDPLLQQALTDLGRGRPLLVGLDFDGVLAPFVPHPSEAVALPGTMDAIRDLVALEGVYVALVSGRARADLAERTGVALDDEHLLLVGSHGAELPLDGHDDGLDDAEHERLSAVQARLETLAAEHPGAFVEHKPSAAVLHTRRLPPDEAPVVTAQALALMADVPDVHVTRGKEVVEVAVTQASKGAAISRLRDHHSAVGALYVGDDVTDETVFVLLGEGDVGVKVGDGDTAARFRIADPVAVRSLLQSLPNLLLR